One window of Paenibacillus sp. FSL K6-3182 genomic DNA carries:
- a CDS encoding DUF5696 domain-containing protein codes for MSSILFAALLASVVAASAAGCSKKEEAGAQINLGTKEAEAVSDQQEDRVIGAGRKSTAVNTDKELQALSAMELVKENDALQLYINRETAEIALKDKRDSYVWFSNPVERSEDQKASPLYHSELSSQVLLTYYNEKGQVNAFNSYDDSVAKQQFEITDEENGIKVVYRIGNIAKGFANIPKVISKKRFQEQILDQIADEELRKSVEYKFSFDEAKQIYVVRKLQDYVAEEISAALEAAGYTAEDAQQDNEENGAADAASAARAEFTIPIQYTLDNEQLVVTIPGKELQFNAEYPIASVQVLKHFGAAGVKESGYLFVPDGAGALIELNSGKHQAEPYNLPVYGNDGTYNVKEKIQTNEMTRLPVFGLKRSDHALFGIIENGDAMASIIADVSGRNDSYNTVGSKFQISSMDFYTLTSGTKTSSVPMFQKKRYDGDLSIRYSFLSGEASDYVGMAAEYRNYLIQKFNIQKLDKVEDSPFVMELVGAFRVDKSFLGIPYEATQSLTSFAEAKNLLQELMDTDIHHIDLRYVGWFNDGIRHSSPASIKVVNKLGGKEGLRELADFAQKNGIGFYPDTAFLEKYKGSSGSATWLDRGEAKVYQYNPVMYDQDTSKFSHYILSPAALPKQINGFLADYKALGLQGLSLRDMGNQVNSDYNPDKTITRQEALEMIKTQTNKLSLQAQTIMVNGGNAYSLPYADVIVNAPTKSSLMNITDQDIPFYQIALHGYYDLAGSPYNMDDKQNPRLSMLKALETGSSLYYQWYASDSTKVKDTDYDNLYALNYKDWLDEAVQLYKEANGVLSKVRNQVIVKHRQIVPGVVETTFQNGYVITINYNNKAIAVEGMQLAAQSYQVGGEADVQ; via the coding sequence ATGTCCAGCATCCTGTTCGCGGCACTGCTTGCGAGCGTTGTTGCTGCAAGTGCGGCAGGCTGCAGCAAGAAGGAAGAAGCTGGAGCACAGATAAACCTCGGTACAAAAGAAGCTGAGGCCGTCTCTGATCAGCAGGAAGACCGGGTGATTGGAGCAGGACGTAAATCAACTGCGGTCAACACGGATAAGGAGCTGCAAGCGTTGTCGGCGATGGAATTAGTGAAAGAAAATGACGCGCTTCAGCTCTATATCAACCGTGAAACGGCAGAAATTGCCCTAAAGGACAAACGCGACAGCTACGTCTGGTTTTCAAACCCGGTAGAGAGAAGCGAGGATCAGAAAGCTTCGCCTTTGTACCATTCAGAGCTATCCTCACAGGTGCTGCTTACTTACTACAATGAAAAAGGGCAGGTCAATGCTTTCAACAGCTATGATGATAGCGTCGCAAAGCAGCAATTTGAAATAACGGACGAAGAGAACGGGATCAAAGTCGTTTATCGAATAGGCAATATTGCCAAAGGATTCGCTAATATTCCAAAGGTAATCAGCAAAAAAAGATTTCAAGAGCAAATCTTGGATCAGATTGCCGATGAAGAGCTGAGGAAAAGTGTTGAATACAAATTCAGCTTCGATGAGGCAAAACAAATTTATGTCGTCCGGAAGCTGCAGGATTACGTAGCGGAGGAAATATCTGCGGCACTCGAAGCTGCGGGCTACACAGCGGAAGATGCGCAGCAGGATAACGAAGAAAACGGTGCAGCCGACGCTGCATCAGCCGCAAGGGCAGAATTTACGATTCCAATTCAGTATACGCTGGATAATGAGCAGCTTGTCGTAACGATTCCGGGCAAGGAGCTGCAATTCAATGCGGAATATCCAATTGCCAGCGTACAGGTGCTTAAACATTTTGGCGCTGCTGGTGTGAAGGAATCGGGATACTTGTTCGTGCCTGACGGCGCAGGCGCTCTAATTGAGCTGAACAGCGGAAAGCACCAAGCGGAACCCTACAATTTGCCTGTGTACGGCAATGACGGTACGTACAATGTGAAAGAGAAAATACAGACTAATGAGATGACGAGGCTGCCGGTATTTGGGCTTAAGCGATCCGACCATGCTTTATTTGGGATCATTGAAAATGGTGATGCGATGGCAAGCATCATAGCAGATGTAAGCGGACGGAACGACTCCTATAATACCGTTGGCAGCAAGTTTCAAATTTCATCAATGGACTTTTACACGCTTACGTCGGGGACAAAAACGAGCTCCGTGCCGATGTTCCAAAAGAAAAGGTATGACGGCGACTTATCCATAAGATATTCCTTCCTTAGCGGTGAAGCATCCGATTATGTAGGAATGGCTGCTGAATATCGCAATTACTTAATCCAAAAATTCAATATACAAAAGCTGGATAAAGTCGAGGATTCGCCGTTTGTGATGGAGCTGGTAGGAGCATTCCGGGTAGATAAATCATTCCTCGGAATACCGTATGAAGCAACACAATCGCTAACCAGCTTTGCTGAAGCGAAAAACTTGCTGCAAGAGCTGATGGATACGGATATCCACCATATCGATTTACGTTATGTCGGGTGGTTTAATGATGGTATTCGGCACAGCTCGCCAGCAAGTATCAAAGTCGTGAATAAGCTGGGAGGCAAAGAAGGGCTTCGTGAGCTAGCTGATTTTGCGCAGAAAAACGGGATCGGCTTCTACCCGGATACAGCCTTTTTGGAAAAATACAAAGGTTCCAGCGGATCGGCTACATGGCTTGATCGCGGAGAAGCAAAGGTTTATCAATATAATCCGGTTATGTACGATCAGGATACTTCAAAATTTTCCCACTATATTTTATCGCCTGCTGCGCTGCCGAAGCAAATAAACGGTTTTTTGGCGGATTACAAAGCGCTCGGCCTGCAGGGATTATCGCTAAGAGATATGGGAAATCAGGTCAATTCCGATTACAACCCGGATAAAACGATAACCCGTCAGGAAGCGTTGGAAATGATTAAGACACAGACAAATAAGCTGAGCCTTCAGGCGCAAACGATCATGGTGAATGGCGGCAACGCATACAGCTTGCCTTATGCAGATGTAATCGTAAACGCACCGACCAAGAGCAGTCTGATGAATATTACAGATCAGGATATTCCGTTTTATCAAATTGCATTACATGGCTATTATGATTTGGCTGGCTCACCTTACAACATGGATGATAAACAAAATCCTCGTCTATCGATGCTGAAGGCGCTGGAAACGGGCTCGAGCTTATATTATCAATGGTATGCCAGTGACTCAACGAAAGTGAAGGACACCGATTACGATAACCTTTATGCTTTGAACTACAAAGATTGGCTTGATGAAGCGGTGCAGCTCTATAAGGAAGCGAATGGCGTATTGTCAAAGGTTCGGAATCAGGTCATTGTGAAGCATCGACAAATCGTGCCGGGCGTCGTGGAAACGACATTTCAGAACGGTTATGTCATTACGATCAACTACAATAATAAGGCGATAGCAGTAGAGGGCATGCAGCTTGCAGCTCAAAGTTATCAGGTAGGCGGTGAGGCAGATGTTCAATAA
- a CDS encoding sugar ABC transporter permease has protein sequence MFNKPLTLAQKKAWCGVLFATPLMLGLVMLFIMPLIQSLRFSLSSISLVEGGFAVKYEGFANFRHLFLTNADFPRRLTESVTDMIVNVPIIIVFSLFAAVLLNQKFRGRAMARAVFFLPVILASAAIANMDISSFVGSSSSSSGSGNLMQSFELKKMMMESGLAPVFVNYISDAVDRIYEIISSSGVQILIFLAGLQSISPSLYESARIEGATGYEIFWKVTFPMMTPLILTNLIYSIIDSFNNNSVNALISETAFKTFEFGQSAAMSWVYFIVVAIVLSLSAGIISRKVFYYD, from the coding sequence ATGTTCAATAAGCCATTGACCTTGGCGCAGAAAAAAGCATGGTGCGGCGTGTTGTTCGCCACGCCATTAATGCTGGGATTAGTCATGCTGTTTATCATGCCGCTCATTCAATCCTTACGATTCAGCTTAAGCTCAATAAGTTTGGTTGAAGGCGGCTTCGCAGTAAAGTATGAGGGTTTCGCAAACTTTCGTCATTTATTTCTGACAAATGCGGATTTTCCGCGCAGGCTGACTGAATCGGTTACAGATATGATCGTTAATGTGCCAATCATCATCGTATTCAGTCTCTTTGCAGCGGTGCTATTGAATCAGAAGTTCAGAGGAAGAGCGATGGCAAGGGCAGTCTTTTTTCTACCCGTTATTCTAGCATCTGCGGCTATAGCCAATATGGACATTAGCAGCTTTGTTGGAAGCTCTTCTTCATCTAGCGGAAGCGGAAACCTTATGCAGAGCTTCGAGCTGAAAAAGATGATGATGGAGTCCGGCTTGGCGCCTGTATTCGTAAATTATATTTCGGATGCGGTTGACCGAATCTATGAAATTATTAGCTCCTCTGGCGTCCAAATTCTTATCTTTCTTGCGGGCTTGCAATCCATTTCTCCCTCACTGTACGAATCTGCAAGAATTGAGGGGGCAACGGGCTATGAGATTTTCTGGAAAGTTACATTCCCAATGATGACGCCGCTTATTCTGACGAATTTAATTTATTCTATTATTGATTCATTCAATAACAATTCGGTTAACGCACTTATTTCAGAAACGGCATTCAAAACGTTTGAGTTCGGGCAGAGTGCAGCGATGTCTTGGGTGTATTTTATCGTTGTCGCAATAGTACTTAGCCTATCAGCGGGCATCATTTCGAGAAAAGTGTTTTACTACGATTGA
- a CDS encoding carbohydrate ABC transporter permease, with product MKLPAIHAERFHRHYNPVERSKRLLWTLLRSVLVSGFCFIILFPLFLRFSVAFRNKIDIYDPTVLWIPRNFTLDNFKIAMEATHYWATLLNTFLISAGTTAIQLASCALAAYAFAKLKFKGSGILFGFVIFTIVVPPQTIMIPLYLTYRYFDMFGLVGLFSKRDSFNLIDTFWPFLISSATGMGLKNGLYIYIFRQFFRGIPKEIEEAAVVDGSGVFKTFYKIMLPNAVPAIVTVVLFSFVWQWNDSYYVSLFLSKVKVLSTQLADMGSVLGKEPDLVYQSMLLNTGVLLLMLPLIIMYLFVQRYFVESVERTGIVG from the coding sequence ATGAAGCTGCCGGCCATTCACGCGGAAAGGTTTCACCGCCACTATAATCCGGTCGAGAGATCGAAGCGATTGTTATGGACGTTGCTAAGGTCAGTACTCGTTTCTGGTTTTTGTTTTATTATATTATTTCCGCTATTTCTTCGTTTCTCGGTCGCATTCCGCAACAAAATTGATATCTATGATCCGACGGTGCTGTGGATTCCTAGAAACTTCACGTTGGATAATTTTAAAATTGCGATGGAAGCGACCCACTATTGGGCTACTCTACTGAATACGTTTTTGATATCGGCGGGAACGACTGCCATTCAACTCGCATCCTGTGCGCTAGCGGCATACGCGTTTGCAAAGTTGAAGTTCAAAGGCAGCGGCATCCTCTTTGGATTCGTTATATTCACCATTGTTGTACCGCCGCAGACGATTATGATTCCGCTATATTTAACGTATAGGTACTTTGATATGTTCGGTTTAGTAGGTTTGTTTTCGAAGAGGGACAGCTTTAATCTAATTGATACCTTTTGGCCTTTCCTGATTTCATCCGCAACGGGAATGGGGCTCAAAAACGGTCTTTATATTTATATTTTTCGGCAATTTTTCCGAGGCATTCCGAAGGAGATTGAAGAAGCGGCCGTTGTTGATGGCTCAGGTGTTTTTAAAACCTTCTATAAGATCATGCTGCCGAATGCCGTTCCTGCTATCGTTACGGTTGTGCTGTTCTCCTTCGTATGGCAGTGGAATGACAGCTATTATGTTTCGTTGTTTCTCAGCAAAGTAAAAGTATTATCAACGCAGTTAGCAGACATGGGCTCTGTGCTTGGCAAAGAACCCGATCTTGTGTATCAATCCATGCTGCTGAATACAGGCGTTCTCCTGCTTATGCTCCCGCTTATCATCATGTACTTGTTCGTACAGCGCTATTTCGTCGAAAGTGTAGAGCGTACAGGCATCGTAGGCTAA
- a CDS encoding alpha-mannosidase yields the protein MEKDTLISLTTVHIISHTHWDREWYLPYEKHHVRLIALIDRLLETLERDSDFKSFHLDGQTIILEDYLQIRPEKRALLEQYVREGRIHIGPWYILQDEFLTSGEANVRNLVYGHRDAMQFGKVAKVGYFPDSFGNIGQAPQLILQAGIENAVFGRGVKPTGFNNEVSQTKAYESPFSEMIWEAPDGSRVIGILFANWYSNGNEIPTDPEAAGAYWQRKLKDVAEYASTPHWLMMNGCDHQPVQTDVAQAIATAQQLFPEYQFVHSNFEDYIEAVTASLPEKLSIVKGELRSQHTDGWSTLVNTASSRIYLKQMNQTGQALLEKVAEPIAAFAYLTGHAYPHHLFTYAWKTLMQNHPHDSICGCSVDEVHAEMVTRFAKSKHVAESIIEDSLSAVASKVDTSGFASFGEVASTLVVVNTTGWLRSGIVTTDVEIERIYFNSGIDFYTMKQRLKEIDLIGLYLVESEGSKVSSGIEDLGVQFGYDLPEDQFRQPYFARKVRIRFEAHGVPALGYKTYALIRNDHSNQLQAEEGSLIRNEREMGNDYLTVTIADDGSLTIVDHRSNEVLRNQCIYEDTGDIGNEYMYRQPNGDVPLTTRGLRAEIRITEDTPFQASFEITHQMLIPKSAEELLQQEREELIWFTGRKSGRSDKLIPFTIKTKVSLNKNGQELQIETTFNNEALDHRLRMLFPVDFHSQTHLADSIFEVVERDNTPSEEWRNPSNCQHQQAFVTLIGEKQGVTIANLGLNEYEVLRDEDENNTIAVTLLRAVGELGDWGYFPTPEAQCLGEHTVKLEIIPFPVENQHAKSEFIGHGAMASMKEAYQYQIPWIVKQTGTHEGELPSRFFFMQWEGDKLCLSALKVSENTGDLIARWYNLSRDEQTLSVYPSLGVNAAHRSSVMEQRLEESELGRIVVRPAEIITLSLDVSM from the coding sequence ATGGAGAAGGATACTTTGATATCATTAACTACTGTTCATATCATTTCACACACCCATTGGGACAGGGAATGGTACTTGCCATATGAGAAGCACCATGTTAGATTAATTGCGCTTATCGACCGTTTGCTTGAGACGCTGGAGCGAGATTCGGATTTCAAAAGCTTCCATCTTGATGGCCAGACGATTATATTAGAAGACTATTTGCAAATTCGTCCGGAAAAAAGAGCGCTGCTTGAGCAGTATGTTCGCGAAGGACGCATTCATATTGGACCGTGGTATATTTTGCAGGATGAATTTTTGACGAGCGGTGAAGCAAATGTGCGCAATCTCGTTTATGGACACCGAGATGCCATGCAGTTCGGCAAAGTTGCAAAGGTGGGTTATTTCCCGGATTCGTTCGGGAACATTGGGCAAGCACCGCAGCTGATACTGCAAGCAGGGATCGAGAATGCTGTGTTCGGACGCGGTGTGAAGCCAACTGGCTTTAATAATGAAGTTTCTCAAACGAAAGCCTACGAATCACCGTTCTCCGAGATGATTTGGGAGGCTCCTGACGGTTCAAGAGTGATCGGCATTCTATTCGCCAATTGGTACAGCAACGGCAATGAAATTCCAACTGATCCTGAAGCTGCCGGTGCTTATTGGCAGCGTAAATTAAAGGATGTCGCCGAGTATGCTTCAACGCCCCACTGGCTCATGATGAATGGCTGCGATCATCAGCCGGTGCAGACGGATGTAGCACAAGCTATTGCGACAGCACAGCAGCTATTTCCGGAATATCAATTTGTCCATTCGAATTTTGAAGATTATATTGAGGCGGTAACCGCATCGCTTCCTGAGAAATTGTCCATCGTTAAGGGTGAACTAAGAAGCCAGCATACCGATGGCTGGTCGACGCTTGTTAATACTGCATCTTCGCGAATCTATCTTAAGCAAATGAACCAAACAGGTCAGGCGCTGCTGGAGAAAGTGGCCGAACCGATAGCAGCCTTTGCTTATTTGACAGGCCATGCTTATCCTCATCATCTATTCACTTATGCTTGGAAAACATTGATGCAAAACCATCCGCATGACAGCATTTGCGGATGCAGTGTCGATGAGGTCCATGCAGAGATGGTGACCCGTTTTGCCAAAAGTAAGCATGTCGCCGAAAGCATTATCGAAGACAGTTTATCCGCAGTCGCTTCGAAGGTAGATACGAGCGGATTTGCTTCCTTTGGAGAGGTTGCTTCTACACTCGTTGTTGTTAATACAACGGGCTGGCTACGTTCTGGTATTGTTACCACTGATGTTGAGATCGAGCGCATCTATTTCAATAGTGGAATAGATTTTTATACGATGAAGCAGCGACTGAAGGAAATTGATTTAATAGGTCTATACCTCGTGGAGTCAGAGGGCAGCAAGGTCTCCAGCGGCATAGAAGATCTAGGCGTACAATTCGGATACGATTTGCCCGAGGATCAGTTCCGTCAGCCTTATTTTGCTAGAAAAGTACGTATTCGATTTGAGGCGCACGGTGTACCAGCACTTGGCTACAAAACCTATGCGCTGATTAGAAATGATCATTCTAATCAGCTTCAAGCAGAAGAAGGCTCTCTAATTAGGAATGAACGAGAGATGGGCAATGATTATTTGACCGTAACGATCGCTGATGACGGTTCCTTGACTATTGTTGATCATCGTTCGAATGAAGTGCTACGCAATCAGTGTATATATGAAGATACAGGAGACATCGGTAATGAGTATATGTACCGCCAGCCAAACGGTGACGTCCCGCTGACAACGAGAGGTCTTCGAGCCGAAATACGCATAACGGAAGATACACCTTTTCAAGCCAGCTTTGAAATTACGCACCAAATGTTAATCCCAAAGTCGGCAGAAGAGCTGTTGCAGCAGGAGAGAGAAGAGCTGATTTGGTTTACTGGACGAAAATCAGGCAGGTCGGATAAGCTCATTCCTTTTACGATTAAGACGAAGGTATCACTTAACAAAAACGGGCAAGAACTGCAAATAGAAACCACCTTTAACAACGAGGCTCTTGACCATCGTTTGCGTATGTTGTTCCCGGTAGACTTTCATTCGCAGACTCACTTGGCAGATTCAATCTTTGAAGTGGTGGAGCGGGATAATACCCCTTCAGAGGAATGGAGAAACCCAAGCAATTGTCAGCATCAGCAAGCTTTTGTGACGTTGATTGGCGAGAAGCAGGGTGTTACGATCGCCAACCTTGGTTTAAATGAATATGAAGTTTTGCGAGATGAAGATGAAAACAATACCATTGCGGTTACTTTGCTGCGTGCGGTGGGAGAGCTAGGTGATTGGGGATATTTCCCGACCCCTGAGGCGCAGTGTCTCGGCGAGCATACGGTTAAGCTTGAAATTATACCTTTTCCGGTGGAGAATCAGCATGCAAAGTCGGAGTTCATTGGACATGGAGCTATGGCATCGATGAAGGAAGCTTATCAATATCAAATTCCATGGATAGTGAAGCAGACGGGTACACATGAGGGGGAGCTTCCCAGCCGTTTTTTCTTTATGCAATGGGAGGGTGACAAACTATGTTTGTCTGCTCTTAAGGTATCGGAGAACACGGGGGATTTGATCGCGCGCTGGTATAATCTATCACGAGATGAGCAAACGTTAAGCGTATACCCTTCGCTGGGCGTGAACGCAGCACATCGCAGCAGCGTTATGGAGCAGAGGCTGGAGGAGTCAGAGCTTGGCCGAATTGTGGTTCGTCCCGCTGAAATCATTACGCTGAGTTTAGATGTTTCTATGTAA
- a CDS encoding SGNH/GDSL hydrolase family protein encodes MKRVLLLGDSIRMGYEPLVREALNETAEVVAPEENGRFAKHTLWGVNLWIRDLGKPDIVHWNNGLWDLHHEAPMVEALTSLEEYLETLKRTANELQRTGANIIFATTTPVPADAIGRSNAEIDLYNAAAVKLMESLGIQINDLNATIKEDLALHICEDRLHLSERGNRRCAEKVIEHIHKYL; translated from the coding sequence ATGAAAAGAGTACTGCTGCTCGGAGATTCGATCCGAATGGGCTATGAACCGCTTGTCCGCGAGGCTTTGAATGAAACGGCAGAGGTTGTTGCACCTGAGGAGAACGGCAGATTTGCGAAACATACGTTATGGGGAGTTAACTTGTGGATTAGAGATCTGGGCAAACCAGATATCGTTCATTGGAACAACGGATTATGGGATTTGCATCATGAAGCGCCAATGGTCGAGGCACTCACTTCATTAGAAGAATATTTGGAAACGCTTAAACGGACGGCGAATGAGCTGCAAAGAACGGGTGCAAACATCATATTTGCAACAACGACGCCTGTTCCAGCTGATGCGATTGGGCGCAGCAATGCAGAGATTGATTTATACAATGCGGCAGCTGTAAAGCTGATGGAAAGCCTGGGCATACAAATAAATGATCTGAACGCTACCATAAAGGAAGATCTAGCATTACATATTTGCGAAGACCGTTTGCACTTATCTGAACGAGGAAATCGTAGATGCGCGGAGAAAGTCATCGAGCACATACATAAATATTTGTAA
- a CDS encoding creatininase family protein, which produces MLWENLTVKEFEAAVKSTNRVCVLPIGCLEKHGDHLPLGTDMMIAREIVEKSAQLESCVIFPYYIFGQVSEVKHYAGTVALGSELQLRLLQEVCKEIRRNGFNKIILANGHGGNNNLLSYFVQTMLDERKDYVVYAYNLWELNAEQLAHLDQSYETPDDYGHADHMETSQILHINPSLVHMERLNPGEWESKGLGQTLTEHRLSAGIHWYMEFPNQIAGDPSLSTAAYGKEYISMCAGNFAKAIHAVKNDEASLQQQTAFFDRCDDVNLIR; this is translated from the coding sequence AATCGGCTGTCTTGAAAAGCATGGCGATCATCTTCCCCTCGGAACGGATATGATGATCGCTAGAGAAATTGTAGAGAAGTCAGCTCAATTAGAGTCCTGTGTTATCTTTCCTTATTATATTTTCGGCCAAGTATCCGAGGTGAAGCATTACGCAGGCACAGTTGCTCTTGGCAGTGAGCTGCAGCTGCGCCTCTTGCAGGAAGTGTGCAAGGAAATTAGGCGCAACGGCTTCAACAAAATTATTTTGGCCAATGGGCACGGCGGCAATAACAATCTGCTGAGCTATTTCGTCCAAACGATGCTCGATGAACGCAAGGATTATGTTGTGTACGCCTATAATCTATGGGAATTAAATGCCGAGCAGCTTGCTCATCTTGATCAATCCTATGAAACGCCAGATGACTACGGGCATGCCGATCATATGGAGACATCGCAAATTCTTCATATTAATCCTTCTCTTGTCCACATGGAACGTTTGAATCCAGGCGAGTGGGAGTCCAAAGGTCTTGGACAAACGCTAACGGAGCATAGGCTGTCCGCTGGCATCCATTGGTATATGGAGTTCCCAAATCAGATTGCGGGCGATCCTTCATTGTCGACGGCAGCGTATGGTAAGGAGTATATTTCAATGTGCGCAGGCAACTTCGCCAAAGCGATACACGCTGTCAAAAATGATGAAGCCTCTTTGCAGCAGCAAACCGCTTTTTTTGATCGATGCGACGATGTGAATCTTATCCGTTAA